In Deinococcus sp. HSC-46F16, the following are encoded in one genomic region:
- a CDS encoding DUF1622 domain-containing protein — MLSALRLLAELVSNLVLFVAVLGALRALWRGPDLTGARLLVVDGMLLALNLKVVATLLRTLEVQTWPQIGLFAALFLLRTGLKRVAAWERAELRADPA; from the coding sequence ATGCTCTCCGCGCTGCGGCTCTTGGCCGAACTGGTCAGCAACCTCGTCCTTTTTGTCGCTGTGCTGGGGGCCTTGAGGGCGCTGTGGCGAGGGCCTGACCTGACGGGTGCCCGCCTCCTGGTTGTGGACGGGATGCTGCTGGCCCTGAACCTCAAGGTCGTGGCGACCCTGCTGCGGACCCTGGAAGTCCAGACCTGGCCGCAGATTGGCCTCTTCGCCGCCCTCTTTCTGCTGCGCACCGGCCTCAAGCGGGTGGCCGCCTGGGAACGCGCCGAACTGCGGGCGGACCCGGCCTGA
- a CDS encoding glycosyltransferase family 1 protein, whose product MNVLGQVTVLPELPPALARLSDLAYNLYWSWTPHAQALYRDLDPALWERFQHNPVRLLLEIPQARLDEAAADAAYLERYRTVVADFDAYLNKTDTWASRHAPGLAPVAYFSMEYGFHESLPIYSGGLGVLAGDHCKSASDLGLPFTAVGMLFHQGYFRQMLNKDGWQEEGYDELDLTTLPLRPARTPAGEEARVSVHIGTRDVQVRVWELRIGRIRVLLLDTNVPENSAEDRKLTARLYGGNQELRFQQYVLLGVAGIRALRALEVPAAVYHMNEGHAALLGLERVRELVGGGLDFRTATEAVAASTLFTTHTPVPAGNDAFAYDLVDRYLGGWPELLGTSRDDLYALSRHDQFWDGHWVPTFSMTVFALAMSRAANGVSELHGEVSRDMWKFLYPGAEASEVPIGHVTNGAHNLTFISQPMRDLLSTVLPGDWTERLEDEAMWEAVERLTDTQLTDVQRDMKREMVAFVRARVREQGLRNGASAADLAATDELLSENALTIGFARRFATYKRATLLFRDRERLARIVNDPERPVQFVFAGKAHPADNPGKAFIQEIYRMSQQPEFRGKIVILENYDMNVARHLVQGVDIWLNNPRRPLEASGTSGMKASFNGSPNFSILDGWWREGYDGTNGWPIGEEREYADLNVQDEADAHSLYQTLEREIVPSYYGDRAGWAKTVRRAIRTVSPRFSMQRQVIDYVRQYYVPLSERGAALSAGNAARARQIAEWKAWVRGQWPHTSLSASADLPATARPGQTVEVQAHVNPAGIRPEDLRVEAVLKRGDDVTRFPLERQGDGSYRAAVPLPGSGLYTVGVRMVPVIEGLSNELEAGLIRWA is encoded by the coding sequence ATGAACGTTCTCGGTCAGGTCACCGTCCTTCCGGAGCTGCCCCCCGCCCTCGCCCGGCTCTCCGACCTCGCCTACAACCTCTACTGGTCGTGGACCCCCCACGCGCAGGCCCTGTACCGCGACCTCGATCCTGCATTGTGGGAGCGCTTCCAGCACAACCCGGTGCGTCTGCTGCTGGAAATCCCGCAGGCCCGGCTGGATGAGGCCGCCGCCGACGCCGCCTATCTGGAGCGTTACCGGACGGTGGTCGCCGACTTCGACGCCTACCTGAACAAGACCGACACCTGGGCCAGCCGCCACGCCCCGGGCCTCGCGCCCGTCGCCTACTTCTCGATGGAATACGGCTTCCACGAGTCGCTGCCCATCTACTCGGGCGGCCTCGGGGTGCTGGCGGGCGACCACTGCAAGAGTGCCTCCGACCTGGGGCTGCCCTTCACGGCGGTGGGCATGCTCTTTCACCAGGGCTACTTCCGGCAGATGCTGAACAAGGACGGCTGGCAGGAGGAGGGGTACGACGAGCTGGACTTGACCACCCTGCCCCTCCGCCCGGCCAGGACTCCGGCGGGCGAGGAGGCCCGCGTGTCGGTGCACATCGGCACCCGCGACGTGCAGGTGCGGGTCTGGGAACTCCGGATCGGCCGCATCCGCGTGCTGCTGCTGGACACCAACGTCCCCGAGAACTCCGCCGAGGACCGCAAGCTCACCGCCCGGCTCTACGGCGGCAACCAGGAGCTGCGCTTCCAGCAGTACGTGCTGCTGGGCGTGGCGGGTATCCGGGCGCTGCGGGCGCTGGAGGTTCCGGCGGCGGTCTACCACATGAACGAGGGTCACGCCGCCCTGCTGGGGCTGGAGCGCGTCCGCGAACTCGTCGGAGGCGGGCTGGACTTCCGCACCGCGACCGAGGCGGTCGCCGCCTCCACCCTCTTCACCACCCACACGCCGGTCCCAGCGGGCAACGACGCCTTCGCCTATGACCTCGTGGACCGTTACCTGGGTGGGTGGCCCGAACTGCTGGGCACCTCGCGCGACGACCTCTACGCGTTGTCCCGGCACGACCAATTCTGGGACGGCCACTGGGTGCCCACCTTTTCCATGACGGTGTTCGCCCTCGCCATGAGCCGCGCGGCGAACGGCGTCTCCGAGCTGCACGGCGAGGTCAGCCGCGACATGTGGAAGTTCCTCTACCCCGGCGCGGAGGCGTCCGAGGTGCCCATCGGCCACGTCACCAACGGGGCGCACAACCTCACCTTCATCTCGCAGCCCATGCGCGACCTGCTCTCGACCGTGTTGCCGGGCGACTGGACCGAGCGCCTGGAGGACGAGGCGATGTGGGAGGCGGTCGAGCGCCTCACCGACACGCAGCTTACGGACGTGCAGCGCGACATGAAGCGCGAGATGGTCGCCTTCGTGCGGGCGCGGGTGCGCGAGCAGGGGCTGCGCAACGGGGCTTCGGCCGCCGATCTTGCCGCCACCGACGAGCTGCTCTCGGAAAACGCGCTCACCATCGGCTTCGCCCGCCGCTTCGCCACCTATAAGCGGGCCACGCTGCTGTTCCGCGACCGCGAGCGCCTCGCCCGGATCGTGAACGACCCCGAGCGGCCCGTGCAGTTCGTCTTCGCGGGCAAGGCGCACCCCGCCGACAACCCCGGCAAGGCCTTTATCCAGGAGATCTACCGGATGTCGCAGCAGCCCGAGTTCCGGGGCAAGATCGTGATTCTGGAAAACTACGACATGAACGTCGCCCGCCATCTGGTACAGGGGGTGGACATCTGGCTGAACAACCCCCGCCGCCCGCTGGAGGCGTCGGGCACCAGCGGCATGAAGGCCAGCTTCAACGGGTCGCCCAACTTCTCCATCCTCGACGGGTGGTGGCGCGAGGGTTACGACGGCACCAACGGCTGGCCCATCGGCGAGGAGCGCGAATACGCCGACCTGAACGTGCAGGACGAGGCCGACGCCCACAGCCTCTACCAGACGCTGGAACGCGAGATCGTCCCGAGCTACTACGGCGACCGGGCGGGCTGGGCGAAGACCGTGCGCCGGGCGATCCGGACCGTCTCCCCACGCTTCTCGATGCAGCGGCAGGTCATCGACTACGTGCGCCAGTACTACGTGCCCCTGAGCGAGCGCGGCGCGGCCCTGTCGGCTGGAAACGCCGCCCGCGCCCGCCAGATCGCGGAATGGAAGGCCTGGGTGCGCGGGCAGTGGCCCCATACCAGCCTCAGCGCGAGTGCCGACCTGCCCGCCACCGCCCGCCCCGGCCAGACGGTGGAGGTCCAGGCACATGTGAATCCGGCGGGCATCCGCCCCGAGGACCTGCGGGTGGAGGCGGTCCTCAAGCGCGGCGACGACGTGACCCGCTTCCCGCTGGAGCGCCAGGGCGACGGGAGCTACCGCGCCGCCGTGCCCCTGCCCGGCAGCGGCCTCTACACCGTGGGCGTGCGGATGGTCCCGGTGATCGAGGGCCTGAGCAACGAGTTGGAGGCGGGGCTGATTCGCTGGGCGTAA
- a CDS encoding DMT family transporter, which yields MPPVRLPTLPPIPSLLVAMVSIQGGAAFAKSLFPTLGAAGTTGLRVALAAGILGLVFRPRLRELPWAAWRAILPYGAALGLMNLTFYLSLTRLPLGLAVTLEFVGPLVLSLVLSRRVRDLGWVALAALGIVLIAPRGGAGEGLDPMGVALALTAGGFWALYILAGGAVGRRVPGVTGVVAGMTVAAAVTLPFGIVQAGTGLLVPSALLAGLAVAVLSSALPYSLEMSALRALPARVFGVLMSLEPAIAALSGLLFLGERLTLGQWLAMGCVIAASVGITLSGAQKVAVPEPVN from the coding sequence ATGCCCCCCGTGCGTCTGCCCACCCTGCCGCCCATCCCCTCGTTGCTTGTCGCCATGGTGAGCATTCAGGGAGGAGCGGCCTTCGCCAAGTCGCTCTTTCCCACCCTGGGGGCGGCGGGCACCACTGGGCTGCGCGTCGCACTGGCGGCGGGGATTCTGGGCTTGGTCTTCCGTCCCCGCCTGCGCGAGCTGCCCTGGGCCGCGTGGCGGGCGATCCTGCCCTACGGCGCGGCGCTGGGCCTGATGAACCTCACCTTCTACCTCTCGCTGACGCGGCTGCCGCTGGGCCTGGCCGTCACGTTGGAATTCGTGGGGCCGCTGGTGCTGTCGCTGGTCCTCTCGCGCCGGGTGCGGGACCTGGGCTGGGTGGCGCTGGCCGCGCTGGGCATCGTTTTGATCGCGCCGCGCGGTGGGGCGGGGGAGGGCCTAGACCCCATGGGCGTGGCGCTCGCGCTGACCGCCGGGGGCTTCTGGGCGCTGTACATCCTGGCCGGGGGTGCGGTGGGGCGACGGGTGCCCGGCGTGACCGGGGTGGTCGCGGGGATGACGGTGGCCGCCGCCGTCACCCTGCCCTTCGGCATCGTGCAGGCGGGCACCGGCTTGCTGGTGCCAAGTGCCCTGCTCGCGGGGCTGGCGGTCGCCGTCCTCTCCAGCGCCCTGCCCTACAGCCTGGAGATGTCGGCCCTCCGCGCCCTCCCCGCCCGCGTCTTCGGCGTGCTGATGAGCCTGGAGCCTGCCATCGCCGCGCTGAGTGGTCTCCTCTTCCTGGGGGAGCGCCTCACGCTGGGGCAGTGGCTGGCGATGGGCTGCGTGATTGCGGCGAGTGTGGGCATTACGCTCAGTGGAGCGCAGAAGGTGGCAGTGCCCGAACCGGTGAATTGA
- a CDS encoding bifunctional UDP-sugar hydrolase/5'-nucleotidase, with product MKRNFMLVGAALALSACTTAPKPSQPVTADPVNVTVVGVNDFHGNLLPTSFRIPDPADRTKTLSIQAGGIEAIGGVLGQIRTQNPNTVFVGVGDMTGASPLISALLRDEPTIKALTQLGMQVNVLGNHEFDYGLAELQRFQKGGCASNDVTRACKFENTFAGAGFTYIAANVVDEKTGARVFPAYKMVTVGGAKVAFVGAVLKDTPTVVTPSGVAGLRFEDEAAAINRAVPALKLAGADAIVALVHQGSSASDAFDIVDCQTLDSKSDIFRIASTLDPAISAVMTGHSHRGYNCRVPGPDGQSRIVIQGDSYGHLLQRLDLKIDTAGNRVLDIKAQNVLVDAATAPKDPAMTAIVQKAKAITDPAAAQVVATLGAEQISRTQNAAGESALGDVIADSQLAATRAPEKGGAVIALMNPGGIRADLPGKPNPSRTVTYGDVFTVQPFGNTLTVVTLTGAQIKAALEQQFDNPSAGQNRILQVSQGFAYTWDASKPKGSKVVSITLNGAAIDPAASYRVTINNFLAEGGDGFTVFTQGTNRTGGDVDLDAFQNYLKANTVTPGPLNRITRLN from the coding sequence ATGAAACGTAACTTCATGTTGGTCGGTGCCGCCCTCGCCCTGAGCGCGTGCACCACGGCTCCCAAGCCTTCCCAGCCGGTCACGGCCGATCCGGTGAATGTCACCGTCGTCGGCGTGAACGATTTCCACGGCAACCTGCTGCCGACCTCGTTCCGCATTCCCGACCCCGCCGACCGCACCAAGACCCTCAGCATCCAGGCGGGCGGCATCGAGGCCATCGGCGGCGTGCTGGGGCAGATTCGCACCCAGAACCCCAACACCGTCTTCGTGGGCGTGGGCGACATGACGGGCGCGAGCCCGCTGATCAGCGCCCTGCTGCGCGACGAGCCCACCATCAAGGCGCTGACGCAGCTCGGCATGCAGGTGAACGTGCTGGGCAACCACGAGTTCGACTACGGCCTGGCCGAGTTGCAGCGCTTTCAGAAGGGCGGCTGCGCGAGCAACGACGTGACCCGCGCCTGCAAGTTCGAGAACACCTTCGCGGGGGCGGGCTTTACCTATATCGCCGCCAACGTGGTCGACGAGAAGACCGGTGCCCGTGTCTTCCCGGCCTACAAGATGGTCACGGTCGGCGGGGCGAAGGTGGCCTTTGTGGGCGCGGTGCTCAAGGACACGCCCACCGTCGTGACGCCTTCGGGCGTGGCGGGCCTGCGTTTCGAGGACGAGGCGGCGGCGATCAACCGCGCGGTGCCCGCGCTCAAGCTGGCGGGCGCCGACGCGATCGTGGCGCTGGTCCACCAGGGGAGCTCGGCGAGCGACGCCTTCGACATCGTGGACTGCCAGACCCTTGATTCCAAGTCCGACATCTTCCGGATTGCCAGCACCCTCGACCCCGCCATCAGCGCGGTCATGACCGGCCACAGCCACCGGGGTTACAACTGCCGTGTGCCCGGCCCCGACGGGCAGTCCCGGATCGTGATTCAGGGCGACTCCTACGGCCACCTGCTCCAGCGCCTCGACCTGAAGATCGACACGGCCGGAAACCGCGTGCTGGACATCAAGGCGCAGAATGTCCTCGTGGACGCCGCGACCGCGCCCAAGGACCCGGCCATGACCGCCATCGTGCAAAAGGCCAAGGCCATCACCGACCCCGCGGCCGCGCAGGTCGTCGCCACCCTGGGCGCAGAGCAGATCTCCCGCACCCAGAACGCGGCGGGCGAGAGTGCGCTCGGTGACGTGATCGCCGACTCGCAGCTTGCCGCCACCCGCGCTCCCGAAAAGGGCGGCGCCGTGATCGCCCTGATGAACCCCGGCGGCATCCGCGCCGACCTGCCGGGCAAGCCCAACCCCTCGCGCACCGTGACCTACGGCGACGTGTTCACGGTGCAGCCCTTCGGCAACACCCTGACGGTGGTCACGCTCACGGGCGCCCAAATCAAGGCCGCGCTCGAGCAGCAGTTCGACAACCCCTCCGCCGGGCAAAACCGCATCCTGCAGGTCAGCCAGGGCTTCGCCTACACCTGGGACGCCAGCAAGCCCAAGGGCAGCAAGGTCGTGAGCATCACCCTGAACGGCGCGGCGATTGACCCCGCCGCAAGCTACCGCGTCACCATCAACAACTTCCTCGCGGAGGGCGGCGACGGCTTCACGGTCTTCACGCAGGGCACCAACCGCACGGGCGGCGACGTGGACCTCGACGCCTTCCAGAACTACCTCAAGGCCAACACGGTCACGCCGGGACCGCTCAACCGCATCACCCGCCTGAACTGA
- the pckA gene encoding phosphoenolpyruvate carboxykinase (ATP), whose amino-acid sequence MSLTQPPLLQALGIRNATAHHNPDVDELYAAAIRLGEGVQAATGPLTVRTNKTGRSPKDRFIVEDDLTRDAVWWGGFNVPTTPEVFDRLLQKMTAHAEGRELFVQDVFAGTDPQYRLPVRAVTEMAYHSLFVRNMFVRPTPQEREGFEAQWTILNLPSFKADPAVDGVRSDTFILVNFTRQMILVGGTQYAGENKKGIFGVMNFLLPAQGVMPMHCSANVGEGGDVALFFGLSGTGKTTLSADPSRRLIGDDEHGWSDKGIFNFEGGCYAKVINLNAEAEPAIYQTTRTYGTVLENVVLDEGGTPSLDDGSLTENTRSAYPITQIGNIVEEGMAGHPRNVVFLTADAYGVLPPISRLSPEQTMYQFISGFTAKIPGTEQGVTEPQPTFSTCFGAPFMPRHPGEYAKLLAEKVQQHGVRVWLVNTGWSGGQYGVGQRMSIRHTRALINAALNGELDSVAFEREPFFNLEIPTEVPGVPAEVLNPRQAWADQDAYDRTARKLAGMFRENFKRFEDGVAPAVTASMPDHG is encoded by the coding sequence ATGAGCCTGACCCAGCCCCCCCTGCTGCAAGCCCTCGGCATCCGCAATGCCACCGCGCACCACAACCCCGACGTGGACGAACTGTACGCCGCCGCCATCCGCCTCGGCGAGGGCGTGCAGGCCGCCACCGGCCCGCTGACCGTCCGCACCAACAAGACCGGCCGCAGCCCGAAAGACCGCTTCATCGTCGAAGACGACCTCACGCGGGACGCGGTGTGGTGGGGCGGCTTCAACGTGCCGACCACGCCGGAGGTCTTCGACCGCCTGTTGCAGAAGATGACCGCGCACGCCGAGGGCCGCGAACTGTTCGTGCAGGACGTGTTCGCCGGGACCGATCCCCAGTACCGCCTGCCTGTGCGGGCCGTCACCGAGATGGCCTACCACTCTCTGTTCGTGCGCAACATGTTCGTGCGGCCCACCCCTCAGGAGCGCGAAGGGTTCGAGGCGCAATGGACGATCCTCAACCTGCCCTCCTTCAAGGCCGACCCCGCCGTGGACGGCGTGCGCAGCGACACCTTCATCCTGGTGAACTTCACCCGGCAGATGATTCTGGTGGGCGGCACCCAGTACGCAGGCGAGAACAAGAAGGGCATCTTCGGCGTGATGAACTTCCTGCTGCCCGCGCAAGGCGTGATGCCCATGCACTGCTCGGCGAACGTGGGCGAGGGCGGTGACGTGGCCCTCTTCTTCGGGCTGAGCGGCACGGGCAAGACCACCCTCTCGGCCGACCCCAGCCGGAGGCTGATCGGGGACGACGAGCACGGCTGGAGTGACAAGGGCATCTTCAACTTCGAGGGGGGCTGCTACGCGAAGGTCATCAACCTGAACGCGGAAGCGGAGCCCGCCATCTACCAGACCACCCGCACCTACGGGACGGTGCTGGAGAACGTGGTGCTGGACGAGGGCGGGACCCCGAGCCTCGACGACGGCTCCCTGACCGAGAACACCCGCTCGGCGTACCCCATCACCCAGATTGGGAACATCGTGGAAGAGGGCATGGCCGGGCACCCGCGCAACGTGGTCTTCCTGACCGCCGACGCCTACGGGGTGCTGCCGCCCATCAGCCGCCTGAGCCCCGAGCAGACGATGTACCAGTTCATCAGCGGCTTCACCGCCAAGATTCCCGGCACCGAGCAGGGCGTGACTGAGCCGCAGCCCACCTTTTCGACCTGCTTCGGGGCGCCCTTCATGCCCCGCCACCCCGGCGAGTACGCCAAGCTGCTCGCAGAGAAGGTGCAACAGCATGGCGTGCGCGTCTGGCTGGTCAACACCGGCTGGAGCGGCGGGCAGTATGGGGTGGGCCAGCGCATGAGCATCCGGCATACCCGCGCCCTGATCAATGCGGCGCTGAACGGCGAACTGGACAGCGTAGCTTTTGAGCGCGAGCCGTTCTTCAACCTGGAGATTCCCACCGAAGTGCCCGGCGTTCCTGCCGAGGTGCTGAATCCCCGTCAGGCGTGGGCCGATCAGGACGCCTACGACCGCACCGCCCGCAAGCTGGCCGGAATGTTCCGCGAGAACTTCAAGCGGTTCGAGGACGGGGTAGCCCCGGCGGTGACGGCGAGCATGCCGGACCACGGGTAA
- a CDS encoding DUF1622 domain-containing protein, with amino-acid sequence MQAEAAGLFGAFEAVVREVTLVLATGVEAASAVIVGLAVVEAVWRSLVLFFGRHGTPESLKEAIRLRLGRWLSVVLEFLLAADILRTAIAPNWDDIGKLAAIAGIRTALNYFLQREVREAEQSRADAKITAPLRSEQGG; translated from the coding sequence ATGCAAGCCGAGGCGGCGGGGTTGTTCGGGGCCTTCGAGGCCGTGGTGCGCGAGGTCACCCTGGTGCTGGCGACCGGCGTCGAGGCGGCGTCGGCGGTCATCGTGGGGCTGGCCGTCGTGGAGGCGGTCTGGCGCTCGCTGGTGCTGTTTTTCGGGCGGCACGGCACGCCGGAGTCGCTCAAGGAGGCCATCCGGCTGCGCCTGGGCCGCTGGCTGTCGGTGGTGCTGGAGTTTTTGCTGGCCGCCGACATCCTGCGCACCGCCATCGCGCCCAACTGGGACGACATCGGCAAGCTGGCCGCCATCGCGGGCATCCGGACGGCCCTGAACTACTTCCTGCAACGCGAGGTCCGCGAGGCCGAACAGTCCCGCGCCGACGCCAAGATCACGGCCCCCCTGCGCTCCGAGCAGGGCGGGTAA
- a CDS encoding protease complex subunit PrcB family protein, translating to MKKTMMGAALLGAGLLAGCTMTGPGSLRVHEVSLYGGTQERIVWVYGALEGGRGSVKIGGTALDLRPQISDPLALPGTLSVNGAATYRMPTSTVTPKLVVTRDTLGRFSVPVNEARATVYFTDGRTWTRLNGAAGANLTALPVSGLRGAGELTDAEADVLSRALTGQGPLAVTVLPETGVPDPRLTVEPAPAEYRRTALYIQSGVPTLAAQPGTPAAPPTAGGRVTVTELASGTNAAQNSPAVQLATSQSALNALYRVAYGNQTGVPGVPGLRAGETVVGVFLGQRPTGGYGVRVTGASVQGGSLTLTVEVRAPGPGAITTQALTSPWTLVRVPGVFQSVQLVDASGRPVQLGGAGGQTR from the coding sequence ATGAAGAAGACGATGATGGGTGCCGCCCTGCTCGGCGCGGGCCTGCTGGCGGGCTGCACGATGACCGGCCCCGGTTCGCTGCGGGTGCATGAGGTGTCGCTCTACGGCGGCACCCAGGAGCGGATCGTGTGGGTGTACGGGGCGCTGGAGGGCGGCCGGGGCAGCGTCAAGATAGGCGGCACGGCCCTCGACCTGCGCCCCCAGATCAGCGATCCCCTCGCCCTGCCGGGGACCCTCAGCGTGAACGGGGCGGCGACCTACCGCATGCCGACCTCGACCGTGACACCCAAGCTGGTGGTGACGCGGGACACGCTGGGACGCTTCTCTGTTCCGGTCAACGAGGCGCGGGCCACGGTGTACTTCACTGACGGGCGCACCTGGACCCGGCTGAACGGGGCTGCCGGGGCCAACCTCACCGCCCTGCCGGTGAGCGGGCTGCGCGGCGCAGGCGAACTGACCGACGCCGAGGCCGACGTGCTCTCGCGGGCGCTGACCGGACAGGGGCCGCTCGCGGTGACGGTGCTGCCGGAGACCGGGGTGCCCGACCCCCGCCTGACGGTGGAACCGGCCCCCGCCGAGTACCGCCGCACGGCGCTCTACATCCAATCCGGGGTGCCGACCCTGGCCGCCCAGCCCGGTACCCCGGCAGCGCCCCCCACCGCCGGAGGCCGCGTGACCGTCACCGAACTCGCCAGCGGGACCAACGCCGCCCAGAACAGCCCGGCCGTGCAGCTCGCCACCTCGCAGAGCGCCCTGAATGCCCTGTACCGGGTCGCTTACGGCAACCAGACGGGCGTCCCCGGCGTTCCGGGGCTCCGAGCCGGGGAAACGGTGGTCGGCGTCTTTCTGGGACAGCGGCCCACCGGCGGCTACGGCGTCCGGGTAACTGGCGCCAGCGTGCAGGGCGGCAGCCTGACCCTCACGGTGGAGGTGCGGGCACCGGGACCAGGGGCCATCACCACCCAGGCGCTCACGAGTCCCTGGACCCTGGTTCGGGTGCCGGGCGTGTTCCAGAGCGTGCAGCTTGTCGACGCCTCCGGACGGCCGGTTCAGCTCGGCGGCGCGGGCGGCCAGACACGCTGA
- the recN gene encoding DNA repair protein RecN: MTRKARTPQVAPVPAAREASVSSSAPILPLLSRLEVRHLATIRDLSLELRPGFSAFTGETGAGKSIIVDALGLLLGTRANADLIRTGEESLLVSGFWDEGGDEFSASRRVTTGGRGTARLDGEPVSVRELGEWSGQRLTIHWQHSAVTLLSPARQRALLDRQVPGEAAAYAGAYRAWTEARARLEALRAGERERARQLDLLAFQVREIAEVSPQPGEEEPLTAELTRLSNLETIAQGAAGALELLSEGETTAAGLIAEAVKALNAGAKYDETSAQLQRDLREALDAVQAVVGELRGVAEDSAPDPEELARVEGRLSALGKLRAKYGPTLEDVLAFHGEAEADLNRLTRDEQDAGSLEAEVERLHAQAVREGEALDRARAKVAGPLAARLVAVIRELGMPHARLEFRLSPLAAPGPSGLSDVALYFTANPGEDLGPLADVASGGELSRVMLAISTVLGADTPTVVFDEVDAGIGGAAALAVAGQLAGLAGGRQVLVVTHLAQIAARADHHYKVEKRVEGGRTVSHVRLLTEDERLEEIARMLSGNTSEVALSHARELLSHG, from the coding sequence GTGACCCGCAAGGCCCGCACCCCCCAGGTTGCCCCCGTGCCCGCCGCGCGGGAGGCGTCCGTTTCCTCATCAGCGCCCATCCTGCCGCTGCTCAGCCGCTTGGAGGTGCGGCACCTCGCCACCATCCGCGACCTCTCGCTGGAGCTGCGCCCCGGCTTTTCGGCCTTCACCGGCGAGACAGGCGCGGGCAAGAGCATCATCGTGGACGCGCTGGGGCTGCTGCTGGGCACCCGCGCGAATGCCGACCTGATTCGCACGGGCGAGGAGAGCCTGCTGGTGTCGGGGTTCTGGGACGAGGGCGGCGACGAGTTCAGCGCCAGCCGCCGGGTGACCACCGGAGGGCGCGGCACCGCCCGGCTGGACGGTGAGCCGGTCAGCGTGCGCGAGTTGGGGGAGTGGTCAGGGCAGCGCCTGACGATCCACTGGCAGCACAGCGCGGTGACGCTGCTCAGCCCGGCGCGGCAGCGGGCGCTGCTCGACCGCCAGGTGCCCGGCGAGGCGGCAGCCTACGCGGGGGCGTACCGGGCCTGGACCGAGGCCCGCGCCCGGCTCGAGGCCCTGCGGGCGGGCGAGCGCGAGCGGGCGCGGCAGCTCGACCTGCTGGCCTTTCAGGTGCGCGAGATCGCGGAAGTGTCGCCCCAACCCGGCGAGGAGGAGCCGCTGACGGCCGAACTCACCCGGCTCTCGAACCTCGAGACCATCGCGCAGGGAGCGGCGGGAGCGCTGGAACTGCTCTCGGAGGGTGAGACGACCGCCGCCGGACTGATCGCGGAGGCGGTCAAAGCCCTGAACGCGGGCGCGAAGTACGACGAGACGAGCGCCCAGCTTCAGCGTGACCTGAGAGAAGCACTCGACGCCGTGCAGGCGGTCGTGGGCGAGTTGCGCGGGGTGGCCGAGGACAGCGCCCCCGACCCCGAGGAACTCGCGCGGGTGGAGGGCCGCCTCTCGGCGCTGGGCAAGCTGCGGGCCAAGTACGGCCCCACCCTGGAGGACGTGCTGGCCTTCCACGGGGAGGCGGAAGCCGACCTGAACCGCCTGACGCGCGACGAGCAGGATGCGGGCAGCCTGGAGGCGGAGGTGGAGCGGCTGCACGCGCAGGCCGTCCGCGAGGGCGAGGCGCTGGACCGGGCACGGGCGAAGGTGGCGGGGCCGCTCGCCGCCCGGCTGGTCGCGGTGATCCGCGAGCTGGGGATGCCGCACGCCCGACTGGAGTTCCGCCTCTCGCCGCTGGCCGCGCCCGGCCCGTCGGGGCTGAGCGACGTGGCCCTCTATTTCACCGCCAACCCCGGCGAGGACCTCGGCCCGCTCGCGGACGTGGCCTCGGGCGGTGAGCTGTCGCGGGTGATGCTCGCCATCTCCACCGTGCTGGGGGCCGACACGCCCACCGTGGTCTTCGATGAGGTGGACGCCGGGATCGGTGGGGCGGCCGCGCTGGCGGTGGCAGGGCAGCTCGCGGGGCTGGCGGGGGGACGGCAGGTGCTGGTGGTCACCCACCTCGCGCAGATCGCGGCCCGCGCCGACCACCACTACAAGGTGGAAAAGCGGGTCGAAGGCGGGCGCACGGTGAGCCACGTCCGCCTGCTCACCGAAGACGAGCGGCTGGAGGAGATCGCCCGGATGCTCAGCGGGAACACCTCGGAAGTCGCCCTCTCGCACGCCCGCGAGCTGCTCTCGCATGGCTGA